The genomic stretch CATCAATCTTCTTTTCTGTTGAGGAAACAAAAATGCAAATATCAGATCCAGCTGCTAACATGAAGAAGTTGGTTCTGAGGCGAACCCGGTTTGATTTTCATGCCAAATAGTAAACATAGCAATAAATTAAAGACAAAAGCCGACACCTTACATGTCAGTGTCGCTAAAGAAAGATGCATTCCCAATAAGAAATTATGGAACTTACCAGCTTTAGATTTTGCTAGAGATGGCTGTACAACAACATGCATGATTATAACTCCCCCCGCAATATCGCCAAATGGTGCTTTACACTGACCGACAGTCTTGTTGTTTTCCAAGATTTTACCAGAACTAATCAATTTCACTTCATTTGCTGACTTTGGCAGGACTGTTTTGCCTACAATATGTGAAAAGTACAACAAATAAAATGAGGGAACACATGAGATGAGAGAACCCGTGCCATGTGTAATCTTCAATAAGTTGTAGAAAAGAACCCAAAGAGAACATGATTAATCATCATAACAGCTAACTGAATAAGTAAATGTTGAAAACCTGTTAGAGTTAAGAATAATCACAAGGTCATAATATAACCGTCAATATCAACTTAATAAAAATGACAGTCATGTTTATTCTACTGTTCAGCTATAAAAGCAACCAGATTGTAGTATGAATCGAATATGTGAAGGCCTGCAATTTTCCTTGAAGAGATTGA from Lathyrus oleraceus cultivar Zhongwan6 chromosome 7, CAAS_Psat_ZW6_1.0, whole genome shotgun sequence encodes the following:
- the LOC127101404 gene encoding membrane-anchored ubiquitin-fold protein 3, which translates into the protein MPEEELVDIKFRLYDGSDIGPFRYSSAATVDMLKQRIVSDWPKGKTVLPKSANEVKLISSGKILENNKTVGQCKAPFGDIAGGVIIMHVVVQPSLAKSKAEKKIDDSSKKVVCSCSIL